A portion of the Candidatus Angelobacter sp. genome contains these proteins:
- a CDS encoding GDP-mannose 4,6-dehydratase → DDLNSFYDPKIKQASIRDLQALAKPFTFVQGDITDRPCLDELLGGVKFDQIIHLAARAGVRPSLEQPALYQRVNVEGTVNLLEAARLNGVKKITLASSSSVYGVNSKVPFSENDPIFSAISPYAASKLACEALGHVYHHVYGLDVALLRFFTVYGPRQRPDLAIHKFARLMAAGKPIPVFGDGSAARDYTYVTDTVDGVLACTQQEFGYEIFNLGESQTVTLSRLVELLEKHLDRKAVIDRQPPQPGDVPITFADISKAEKKLGYHPKIKIEEGIPLFAEWFLQSVKKQDSPDRA, encoded by the coding sequence GACGACCTCAACAGTTTTTACGACCCGAAGATCAAGCAGGCCAGCATTCGCGACCTGCAGGCACTGGCCAAACCGTTCACGTTCGTTCAGGGGGACATCACCGATCGCCCGTGCCTTGACGAACTGCTCGGCGGCGTCAAATTCGACCAGATCATCCACCTTGCCGCCCGCGCCGGGGTCCGGCCCAGTCTGGAGCAACCCGCGCTTTACCAGCGCGTCAATGTCGAAGGCACGGTGAACCTGCTCGAAGCCGCGCGGCTCAACGGCGTGAAGAAAATCACCCTCGCGTCGTCCTCCTCGGTTTACGGCGTGAACTCGAAAGTGCCTTTCTCGGAAAACGACCCGATCTTTTCCGCCATCTCGCCCTATGCCGCCAGCAAACTCGCCTGTGAGGCGCTCGGTCACGTTTATCATCACGTTTACGGGCTGGACGTCGCCCTGTTGCGATTCTTTACCGTGTACGGCCCGCGCCAGCGACCCGACCTCGCCATCCACAAATTCGCCCGCCTGATGGCCGCCGGAAAACCGATCCCCGTGTTCGGCGACGGCTCGGCCGCGCGCGATTACACCTACGTGACCGACACCGTGGACGGCGTGCTCGCCTGCACGCAGCAGGAGTTCGGTTACGAAATCTTCAACCTGGGCGAGTCGCAGACCGTCACGCTGAGCCGCCTCGTCGAACTGCTGGAAAAGCATCTCGACAGGAAGGCAGTGATTGACCGACAGCCGCCGCAGCCGGGCGACGTGCCGATCACCTTCGCCGACATTTCCAAGGCGGAGAAAAAGCTCGGCTACCATCCGAAGATAAAAATCGAGGAGGGCATTCCGCTGTTTGCGGAGTGGTTTTTGCAGAGCGTGAAAAAGCAGGACTCACCGGATCGCGCATAA